The DNA sequence TTAGTGGCATGAAGCTCATAGAACTGCATAATGTTTATAAGACCTATCAATTAGGGGAGATCGAGGTCCCGGTGCTCAAGGGCGTCTCCCTCACCATTTCCCAAGGAGAGTTTGTAGCCCTCATGGGGACGTCAGGGTCGGGAAAAACGACGCTGATGAACATACTCGGGTGTTTGGACCGGCCGACCTCTGGTCAATATTGGCTTGATGGCCTCGATGTCACTGCCCTTACCCCTGACGAACGGGCTTACCTGCGCAACCGGAAACTCGGGTTTGTGTTTCAGATCTTTAATCTGCTGCCCCGCACCAGCGCCCTGGAAAATGTGATCGTGCCGTTGTCTTACAACGGGTTTGATATTTCAGACCGACAGGCACATCAGCGGGCTCAGGATTTGCTTGAGCGGATGGGATTGTCGACCCGGGTGGATTATGAGCCTTCGCAGCTTTCCGGAGGACAGCAACAACGGGTAGCCATCGCCCGCGCCCTGGTTAATTCTCCCCCGGTGCTCCTGGCAGATGAACCGACTGGCAATCTGGATTCGCAGACCAGCGAAGAAGTCCTGGTCCTTTTCCAGAGGCTTAACGCCGAAGGCGTGACTATTATCCTCGTTACGCATGACGAAAACGTCGCCCGCCATGCCGGGAGGATTATCCGCATCAATGACGGCGTGGCGGAAACCGTTGAATTGGCAGCGGAGCCGGATGCCAAGGATTCTTATGGTCCCAGGGCGGAAAAAAGCCAACCTCATTCTCATACTTCTCTGCCCCGTCTGCGGTGGATGCTGCGTACCGCGCTCAACGGTCTGCGCCGCAATATCTTAAGGGCTGCCCTCACTGCTTTGGGTATCATTATCGGGGTTGCGGCGGTCATCGCTATGATGGAGATCGGCCGGGGTTCGGCCGACGCTATTCAGCGGACCATAGCCAGCATGGGGGCCAACAACTTGATCATCTTTCCCGGTACCGCATCAAGCGGTGGGGTCACCTTCGGCATGGGAGCCGCAATGACCCTCACTCCCCAGGATGTTGAGGCCATCTTACGGGAATGTCCGGCCGTGAAGGCTGCCGCGCCCATAGTACGGGCGCGCATCCAGATCGTCTACGGAAACCGCAACTGGGTCCCAATCTATATCTTTGGAACCACCCCGGCCTTCCTCGACGTACGGGAGTGGCCCCTGGAAGCCGGTGAGCCTCTGACGGAACAGGATGTGCGCAACGTCAGTAAGGTCTGCCTCCTGGGCAAACGACTGGTGCGGGAGCTTTTCGGAGGAGAAGATCCCCTCAACAAGGAAATACGGGTTAATAATATCATTTTCAAAGTCGTGGGCGTCCTCAGTTCCAAAGGGGCCAACATGATCGGGATGGATCAGGATGATATCCTGGTCGCCCCCTGGACAACCATTAGATACCGGGTGACGCGTAGTTCGCTGACCAATGTCAATCAGAGCGCCAAACAGACAACCTCTACTTCTAGTACATCTGAAAAGGTTAACACCCTGAACGAGCTGTATCCCAGCACCCAACTCAGCCTGTATCCGGCCCGTTCCACCAGCCAGGAGGCCAACAACCCGATGCCAGTCCGGTTTGCCAACGTGGACCAGATCATGGTGGCGGCCCACTCTACCCAAGACATCCCCAGGGCTATACAACAGATAACCCAACTCTTGCGGGAGCGGCACCGCATCCGTCCCGGCGAACCCGAGGACTTCAACATCCGGGATATGACCGAGCCGTCCCGAGCCTTGTCTTCAACCGCCACGCTCATGACCAAGCTGCTGTTGGCCGTCGCCTTGATCTCCCTCGTGGTCGGCGGGGTAGGCATCATGAATATCATGTTGGTATCGGTAACTGAGCGCACCCGGGAAATCGGCCTGCGGTTGGCCGTGGGAGCTCGCAGCCGAGACATCCTGAAACAGTTCCTGACCGAGGCGGTCCTGCTATGTTTCTGTGGAGGTATCGTCGGGATTTTGTTCGGCCGCGGCGCCTCTATGGTGATAACGACCGTGTTTGGCTGGCCTACCGGAATATCTCCCCTAGCCATCCTGGCAGCTTTCGCGGTCTCGGTGACCGTGGGGGTCACCTTCGGCTATTACCCGGCCTGGAAGGCCTCGCGCTTGGATCCCATCAATGCTCTACGATACGAGTAAGTTTGTGAGATACCTCATATCCCTCTTCTGGACGGTGTCCTCTCTAATCTTGGCAATCGGCTGCGCCGTTGGTCCGGATTACCAGGCGCCCAAGACCGAGGTCCCGGCAGAATGGAACGGCCAGGCCTTTGTTACCCAGGGGCAGGCCAGCAAGACCACCACCGAGCCGGTCACTTTAGCCCAATGGTGGGGGATTTTTAATGACCGGACCCTCAATTCTTTGGTGGAACTGGCTATCACTGCCAACCTTGATCTCAAGCAGGTGGAGGCCCGGATTCGCCAGGCACGAGCAGCCCGTGGAGTGGCAGGCGCCGGACTTGGTCCTACAGTGGATGCCTCGGTCATCTACCAGCGCAGCAAGAGCTCGAGCGAAACCGTGGGGTCCGGCGGAAGTCCGACGGTTGCCGCCACCGGGGCTTTCAGGGAATTATTTCAGGTCGGGTTGGATTCCTCCTGGGAGCTGGATTTCTTCGGTGGGACCAGACGCAATCTGGAAGCGGCCACCGCCGACCTGCGGGCCGCCATGGAAGATCGCCGGGATGTGTTGATCACCCTGATAGGGGACGTCGGCAGCAACTACCTGAATCTGCGGGGACTGCAACAACAGCTTGCTATTGCCCATAAGAACCTGGAAGTTCAGAGGAAAACCGCTGCCATTGTGCACCGCCGTTTTGAGACCGGTTTTGTCAGCCGCCTGGACGTGGCCAATGCCGACGCCCAGGCAGCCGCCACTGAAGCCCAAATACCCGTATTGGAATCTTCGGCGCAAGCGGCCATCTACAGCTTGGGGGTGCTGTTAGGTCAAAATCCTGCTGCCCTGGAGACTACCCTGGTGCGACCGAACCCACTTCCTCCCACCCCGCCGAAGATTCCTATCGGTCTGCCGTCTGATCTAGTCCGCCGCCGGCCGGACATCCGGCGCGCCGAAGCTCAACTGCATGCCGCCACCGCGCGCATCGGCGTGGCCACGGCCGATCTTTTCCCCCGATTTTTCCTTACCGGTGGTTTTGGCGTCTCGGCTCGGGATCTGAACCGGCTGGGCATCTCCAACAGCAGGTATTGGTCGTTCAGCCCCACCGTTACCTGGCCGATCTTCGCCTCCGGCCGCATCCGCTGGAACATCGAGATGCAAAACGCCCTCCAGGAACAGGCCTTCCTGACGTACCAGAAGACGGTGCTTACTGCCCTCAAAGAAGTCGAGACCGCCCTGGTAGCCTACGCCAAAGAACAGGAACATCGGCAGTCCCTGGCAACGGCGGTCGATAACAACCGCCAGGCGGTGGATCTGGCCATGAAATTATACGTTGCCGGCAAAACGGATTTTTTAAACGTGCTCACTGCCCAACGCTCTCTGTATGTCAATGAAGAGGCCCTGGTGCAGAGCACCCAACGCCTGACCGTCAATCTTATCACTCTCTATAAGGCCTTGGGGGGAGGCTGGGAAGAAAAATCGTAGAGATTTGATTACTAACAATCAATTTTGAACTGTTACCGAGAAAATAAGTTTCAAATTTTGAGTTGAAAAGATCGAGGGCCAGTAAAAGGTTGGAGACTAATTTTTATGGTTTGTAGGTAACTTACAGGTCATAAAGATTGGTCAGGGTTATTTATCAACCGCAAACAATGGCACCAATACTCCTTGCGCCCGGCTAGCAGATCACCATTATGTGAAAACAGTGGGCAGTATGCGGCGGGCAGAAAAAGCATTATTGTAAGCAGCCGCCACGGTTCTGTTTTCATGTCCGGTACAGATCATCACCCCCCCCCCGAAAAACCTTAATGATTCATTGTTTATAAAATAAACGCCTATCCTTTTCCTGTTTAATAATGCAACACCTATTTTATTTAATATATTGGACAGTTATATTATTTCCGTCAACGCTCTGTAGTAATATACAACACATCTGCTATTTATTTAATGAACTC is a window from the Desulfobacca acetoxidans DSM 11109 genome containing:
- a CDS encoding ABC transporter permease — its product is MKLIELHNVYKTYQLGEIEVPVLKGVSLTISQGEFVALMGTSGSGKTTLMNILGCLDRPTSGQYWLDGLDVTALTPDERAYLRNRKLGFVFQIFNLLPRTSALENVIVPLSYNGFDISDRQAHQRAQDLLERMGLSTRVDYEPSQLSGGQQQRVAIARALVNSPPVLLADEPTGNLDSQTSEEVLVLFQRLNAEGVTIILVTHDENVARHAGRIIRINDGVAETVELAAEPDAKDSYGPRAEKSQPHSHTSLPRLRWMLRTALNGLRRNILRAALTALGIIIGVAAVIAMMEIGRGSADAIQRTIASMGANNLIIFPGTASSGGVTFGMGAAMTLTPQDVEAILRECPAVKAAAPIVRARIQIVYGNRNWVPIYIFGTTPAFLDVREWPLEAGEPLTEQDVRNVSKVCLLGKRLVRELFGGEDPLNKEIRVNNIIFKVVGVLSSKGANMIGMDQDDILVAPWTTIRYRVTRSSLTNVNQSAKQTTSTSSTSEKVNTLNELYPSTQLSLYPARSTSQEANNPMPVRFANVDQIMVAAHSTQDIPRAIQQITQLLRERHRIRPGEPEDFNIRDMTEPSRALSSTATLMTKLLLAVALISLVVGGVGIMNIMLVSVTERTREIGLRLAVGARSRDILKQFLTEAVLLCFCGGIVGILFGRGASMVITTVFGWPTGISPLAILAAFAVSVTVGVTFGYYPAWKASRLDPINALRYE
- a CDS encoding efflux transporter outer membrane subunit, producing MRYLISLFWTVSSLILAIGCAVGPDYQAPKTEVPAEWNGQAFVTQGQASKTTTEPVTLAQWWGIFNDRTLNSLVELAITANLDLKQVEARIRQARAARGVAGAGLGPTVDASVIYQRSKSSSETVGSGGSPTVAATGAFRELFQVGLDSSWELDFFGGTRRNLEAATADLRAAMEDRRDVLITLIGDVGSNYLNLRGLQQQLAIAHKNLEVQRKTAAIVHRRFETGFVSRLDVANADAQAAATEAQIPVLESSAQAAIYSLGVLLGQNPAALETTLVRPNPLPPTPPKIPIGLPSDLVRRRPDIRRAEAQLHAATARIGVATADLFPRFFLTGGFGVSARDLNRLGISNSRYWSFSPTVTWPIFASGRIRWNIEMQNALQEQAFLTYQKTVLTALKEVETALVAYAKEQEHRQSLATAVDNNRQAVDLAMKLYVAGKTDFLNVLTAQRSLYVNEEALVQSTQRLTVNLITLYKALGGGWEEKS